One genomic segment of Drosophila melanogaster chromosome 3R includes these proteins:
- the Obp85a gene encoding Odorant-binding protein 85a: MSPGSVVFSMFDLSIKCCQLTRPSLDKGNSECRKSLNLPAHRKFNFAELYTINMCIEECNFIGCGYIEIDPPFRLDLANIRTNLQTIAPQPQNESIPFLVDAYRKCELFRSSHGRRFTLHLPDIEFIEEPCNPFALQITICVRIHAMQKCPSEFYVDSDECRLAREYFTQCVGDIETNLA; the protein is encoded by the exons ATGTCCCCTGGGTCGGTGGTATTTTCCATGTTC GACCTATCCATTAAATGCTGCCAGCTAACACGTCCCAGTTTAGATAAAGGCAATTCCGAATGTAGGAAAAGCCTCAACTTGCCTGCGCACCGGAAATTCAACTTTGCCGAACTATATACGATTAATATG TGCATTGAGGAGTGCAACTTCATAGGCTGTGGCTACATCGAAATCGATCCACCCTTTCGCTTGGATCTGGCCAACATTCGCACCAATCTGCAGACGATTGCACCCCAGCCACAGAATGAATCGATACCATTCCTGGTGGATGCGTATCGGAAATGCGAGCTATTCCGATCGTCGCACGGAAGACGATTCACTCTCCACCTGCCAGATATTGAATTCATCGAGGAACCCTGCAATCCCTTTGCCTTACAAATCACCATATGCGTCCGCATCCATGCCATGCAAAAGTGTCCCAGCGAATTTTACGTGGACAGCGACGAGTGCCGATTGGCCAGGGAATACTTCACCCAGTGCGTCGGggatattgaaaccaatcttgCCTAG